A genome region from Akkermansiaceae bacterium includes the following:
- a CDS encoding glycosyltransferase, with protein sequence MKRLLFVSNLFPDSANPIRGLDNSTLLHSLGSGWEIRVLSPRPAMPPWRREGALPRGEDLAFSPRYVGCPYVPKVGSWCNDRLMAMAMAPAFARLVKDFRPEAVLCSWLYPDGCAVARLAGRHRLPLVLVTQGTDTHGYLRIPARRRSIVSAISRSSAVICRSGNLAHRLQEAGVAEGSLKVIYNGVDTGTFRPRERDGARRELGLDPQLPVLLFVGNYLPVKNPMFLIRAHAELNRRRAARGMPPARLVLIGDGPLRPTMQDAVAAAHSVTNVDLRGREVPREVARWMNAADLLCLSSHNEGFPNVILEAMASGLRVVSTDVGGIGELVTHRGRGLLVGTGDLDAYAGALEEALEGGGTEPQSAGIDDWSWAGAAKKYAEVIESAIQAPACVRM encoded by the coding sequence ATGAAACGCCTGCTCTTCGTATCCAACCTTTTCCCGGATTCCGCAAACCCCATCCGCGGGCTGGACAACTCCACCCTGCTGCATTCCCTCGGCTCCGGATGGGAAATCCGTGTCCTCAGCCCGCGCCCGGCCATGCCGCCCTGGCGGAGGGAGGGAGCCCTTCCCAGGGGGGAGGATCTGGCCTTCTCCCCGCGCTATGTGGGCTGCCCGTACGTGCCGAAGGTGGGAAGCTGGTGCAACGACCGCCTGATGGCCATGGCGATGGCACCCGCCTTTGCGAGGCTTGTGAAGGATTTCAGGCCGGAGGCGGTGCTTTGCTCCTGGCTCTATCCGGACGGTTGTGCGGTTGCGCGGCTTGCGGGGCGGCACCGATTGCCCCTCGTCCTCGTTACCCAGGGGACGGACACCCATGGCTATCTCCGTATCCCGGCGAGGCGACGCAGTATCGTTTCCGCGATCAGCCGCAGCTCGGCGGTCATCTGCCGCAGCGGCAACCTGGCGCACCGCCTGCAGGAAGCGGGCGTTGCGGAGGGCTCCCTCAAGGTCATCTACAACGGCGTGGACACCGGAACTTTCCGGCCGCGCGAGCGCGATGGCGCCCGCCGGGAGCTGGGTCTCGATCCGCAGCTGCCGGTGCTGCTTTTCGTGGGCAACTACCTGCCCGTGAAGAACCCCATGTTCCTGATCCGGGCGCATGCCGAGCTCAACCGGCGGCGCGCAGCTCGCGGCATGCCCCCTGCCAGGCTGGTGCTCATCGGGGACGGGCCCTTGCGCCCCACCATGCAGGATGCGGTAGCCGCAGCCCATTCCGTGACAAACGTGGATCTGCGCGGGCGCGAGGTTCCCCGGGAGGTGGCCCGATGGATGAACGCGGCGGACTTGCTCTGCCTCTCGAGCCACAACGAGGGTTTCCCCAACGTGATCCTCGAGGCGATGGCCAGCGGCCTGAGGGTTGTCAGCACCGATGTGGGCGGCATCGGGGAATTGGTGACACACCGGGGCAGGGGGCTGCTGGTGGGGACAGGTGATCTGGATGCCTACGCAGGGGCCCTCGAGGAGGCGCTGGAGGGCGGGGGGACGGAGCCGCAATCCGCAGGGATCGACGAT
- a CDS encoding MBOAT family protein encodes MLFNSYTFWIFFGLVALLYRFLDHRRRNHLLLLASYVFYGYWDWRFLGLIAISTLIDFVAAQRIADAEGHARRRKAWLMVSISANLGLLGIFKYLGFFVTEFNTLMERIGLAGPLPGIDLILPVGISFYTFQTLSYTIDVYRGHTQPARGLMDFSLYVTFFPQLVAGPIERSSHLLPQVVNPRKPLDGERFREGLYYVLNGLFRKVVIADNMALIANHVFSQPPGELSGWQVMLGVYAFAFQIYGDFSGYSSIAQGTAKWLGFDLMDNFRNPYFAKSPQEFWQRWHISLSSWLRDYLYIPLGGNRNGTILTYRNLTLTMLLGGLWHGAAWTFVIWGAIHGLWLAAHRLATSGRGRDGKAVRGGKPWALARMLVTFHIVCLCWLFFRADSAGQAVSMLGQLSLGGWQWGALENGIASLMALYLAPLLAYEFWCERKGDLLALTRAHWGWRAAAYLYILWMILFFGSPVQQEFIYFRF; translated from the coding sequence ATGCTTTTCAACAGTTACACATTTTGGATCTTCTTCGGCCTCGTTGCATTGCTTTACCGCTTCCTGGATCACAGGCGGCGGAACCACCTCCTCCTCCTTGCCAGCTACGTTTTCTATGGATACTGGGACTGGCGCTTCCTCGGGCTCATCGCAATCTCCACGTTGATCGACTTCGTGGCCGCACAGAGGATCGCGGATGCGGAGGGGCACGCCCGCAGGCGCAAAGCCTGGCTGATGGTCTCCATATCCGCTAACCTCGGGCTGCTAGGGATTTTCAAATACCTCGGGTTTTTCGTCACGGAATTCAACACGCTCATGGAGCGGATCGGGTTAGCCGGCCCCTTGCCGGGGATTGACCTCATACTTCCTGTCGGCATCTCCTTCTACACCTTCCAGACGCTCAGCTACACCATCGATGTCTATCGGGGCCACACGCAACCGGCCCGCGGCCTCATGGACTTCTCGCTTTATGTCACCTTTTTCCCGCAGCTTGTCGCCGGGCCGATCGAACGCTCATCGCACCTGCTGCCACAGGTCGTGAACCCCCGCAAGCCGCTCGACGGCGAGCGTTTCCGGGAAGGGCTCTACTACGTGCTCAACGGGCTGTTCCGCAAGGTGGTGATCGCGGACAACATGGCCCTGATCGCAAACCATGTGTTCTCACAGCCTCCGGGGGAGCTCAGCGGCTGGCAGGTGATGCTGGGCGTGTATGCGTTCGCATTCCAGATCTACGGTGATTTCTCAGGCTATTCCTCGATCGCCCAGGGCACGGCAAAATGGCTCGGGTTCGACCTGATGGACAATTTCCGCAACCCGTATTTCGCGAAGTCTCCGCAGGAATTCTGGCAACGCTGGCATATCAGCCTCTCCAGCTGGCTGCGGGACTACCTGTACATCCCGCTGGGCGGCAACCGCAACGGCACCATCCTGACGTACCGGAACCTCACCCTCACCATGTTGCTCGGCGGCCTCTGGCACGGGGCGGCCTGGACTTTCGTGATCTGGGGCGCGATTCACGGCCTCTGGCTGGCAGCCCACCGACTCGCCACAAGCGGGCGCGGGAGGGACGGCAAGGCGGTGCGCGGCGGGAAGCCATGGGCGCTCGCAAGGATGCTGGTGACCTTCCACATCGTCTGCCTGTGCTGGCTGTTCTTCCGCGCTGACTCGGCCGGCCAGGCGGTCTCGATGCTCGGCCAACTCTCGCTCGGCGGATGGCAGTGGGGTGCTTTGGAGAACGGGATCGCCTCGCTGATGGCGCTCTATCTGGCGCCCTTGCTCGCCTATGAGTTCTGGTGCGAGCGCAAGGGCGACCTGCTCGCCCTGACCCGGGCACATTGGGGCTGGCGGGCGGCGGCCTACCTCTACATCCTTTGGATGATCCTGTTCTTCGGATCCCCGGTTCAGCAGGAGTTCATCTATTTCAGGTTCTGA